One window of Thermocoleostomius sinensis A174 genomic DNA carries:
- a CDS encoding pentapeptide repeat-containing protein → MAALTMDRKNLRAFLILAIYFSLLALLVGWVISSRAMKANRVNRLLDGKACPNCDLDGSDLKRADLQDADLEDVTLRGANLVEVNLKDAALSRAILSEANFHKANLSGASLSEAILNGVMLTEANLSDANLSRAYLGDSNLQKANLDDADVSMADLIRTNFFGAVLRDANLSGADLTRADLRTADLRRTYMGDANLRKARLEGANLVRATLSRADLTRAKLTNAVSREANFGSAILSRTNLSQVDLTEAYMAEADLRDAILTGTNLTGVNLARSNLSGADLTGANLTDTNLRKANLTGANLTGVDLSTVKLCRTVMPDETVNDRDCN, encoded by the coding sequence ATGGCTGCCCTGACTATGGATAGGAAAAATCTGAGAGCCTTCCTCATCTTGGCCATCTATTTTTCCTTACTAGCTCTGTTGGTCGGTTGGGTCATTTCTAGCCGAGCGATGAAGGCAAACCGAGTCAATCGGCTGCTGGATGGTAAAGCTTGTCCCAATTGTGATCTTGATGGCAGCGATCTGAAACGGGCTGACCTACAAGATGCAGACTTAGAAGATGTCACTCTACGGGGCGCAAATTTGGTTGAAGTCAACCTCAAAGATGCAGCCTTGTCTAGAGCGATCTTGAGCGAAGCAAACTTTCACAAAGCCAACCTCAGTGGGGCTTCTCTCAGCGAGGCGATTTTGAATGGGGTGATGCTGACTGAAGCCAATTTGAGTGACGCGAACTTGAGTCGAGCCTACTTAGGAGACAGTAACTTACAAAAGGCGAATCTCGATGATGCGGATGTCAGTATGGCTGACCTGATTCGCACAAATTTCTTTGGGGCCGTATTACGAGATGCCAATCTTAGCGGGGCGGATTTGACTCGGGCAGATTTGCGCACAGCGGATTTGCGGCGAACGTATATGGGAGATGCCAATTTGCGCAAAGCTAGACTAGAGGGGGCTAATTTAGTCAGAGCAACCCTCTCACGGGCTGATTTAACTCGTGCTAAGCTCACAAATGCCGTGTCGCGAGAAGCAAATTTCGGCAGTGCCATTCTCAGTCGCACAAATCTTAGCCAGGTTGATTTAACAGAAGCCTATATGGCTGAAGCTGATCTCAGAGATGCTATCTTGACTGGAACGAACTTAACCGGAGTCAACTTAGCTCGCAGTAATCTCAGTGGAGCCGATTTGACTGGAGCCAATCTCACTGATACTAACCTGCGCAAAGCTAACTTGACAGGTGCTAATCTAACCGGGGTTGATCTCAGCACTGTGAAGTTGTGTCGAACTGTCATGCCTGATGAAACCGTTAACGATCGCGACTGTAATTGA
- a CDS encoding tetratricopeptide repeat protein encodes MSNGDDRKKGWVGSAMVGTLLWLVLPGTALAQSQVLPTLSIDAQSDTSTPEGQLDLGLQYIQQGQIEPAIVAFRQAVTLNPNLTLAHYNLGLALREKGDLQGSATAFYQAIQTEPSFALAYANLGAALLEGNNLDLAVQYLQRSIELDPQMGVGYYNLGLVKRMQGDTTGAITALQQALQLSNAPEAAYHLGLTYLQQGDVPKAIQALQQAVAMNPNYAEAHYSLGTILYQQGNLSEALNAFRRSAEANRNYPNAYYGAGLVFIHQGQYAEARQVLQYARDLFATQGNAQWASSAAQLLQQVP; translated from the coding sequence ATGAGCAACGGGGACGATCGAAAAAAGGGATGGGTCGGCAGCGCAATGGTTGGAACCTTACTCTGGCTGGTTCTACCCGGAACTGCGCTAGCCCAGTCACAAGTCTTGCCAACGCTCAGCATTGATGCTCAGTCCGATACTTCCACACCGGAAGGACAGCTAGATTTGGGTTTGCAATATATCCAGCAAGGGCAAATTGAGCCAGCGATCGTGGCGTTCCGACAGGCGGTTACGCTGAATCCCAACTTGACCTTGGCGCACTATAATTTGGGCTTGGCCTTGCGCGAAAAAGGCGATCTGCAAGGTTCCGCTACCGCTTTTTATCAAGCGATTCAAACCGAGCCAAGCTTCGCCCTAGCCTATGCCAACTTGGGAGCCGCTTTACTAGAGGGCAACAATCTGGACTTAGCGGTGCAATATCTTCAGCGATCGATCGAGCTTGATCCACAGATGGGTGTGGGGTATTACAATTTGGGTCTAGTGAAGCGGATGCAAGGCGATACAACCGGAGCAATTACCGCCCTTCAGCAGGCCTTGCAACTATCGAATGCTCCAGAGGCGGCTTATCATCTGGGTTTAACTTATTTGCAGCAGGGCGATGTTCCCAAAGCCATACAAGCCCTTCAGCAGGCTGTAGCTATGAATCCTAACTATGCCGAGGCCCACTATAGTCTAGGTACAATTTTGTATCAGCAGGGGAATCTGAGTGAGGCGCTGAATGCGTTCCGGCGATCGGCAGAAGCCAACCGCAATTATCCCAACGCCTACTATGGGGCGGGGTTGGTGTTTATTCATCAGGGACAGTATGCCGAGGCGCGTCAAGTATTGCAGTATGCCAGAGATTTGTTTGCCACCCAAGGGAATGCTCAGTGGGCTAGCAGCGCGGCACAGTTATTGCAGCAGGTTCCGTAG
- a CDS encoding glycosyltransferase family 9 protein, which translates to MRVVALVPGGVSDQIFFFPTLDDLKRNYPNAEIDVVVEPRAIAAYRVCKSVDEIFTFDYRDRNSPADWANLLGIMRDRYTDVAISAGQGWSTHFLLWLTGIPVRIGYASGSNLFLTNAVARQPDQYAADMYHDLLQGLGIKTPTPELSISIPKVDLDWAEAEQKRLNVNNYVLICGGSNQENEANSGDTYPIEYWHRIVQDFQQRQPDLPLVVAETPSDKAFVSALTTACPMLKVTRPNDIGKLAAMIAGANLLLSSNRVAMQLAAALQVYTLALLGAIDSTPFLPQSDKFQSIQSTTGNLSDIAPEQVLATVWGG; encoded by the coding sequence ATGCGAGTAGTAGCTCTTGTCCCTGGTGGAGTTAGCGATCAGATTTTCTTTTTTCCAACCCTAGATGATTTAAAGCGCAATTATCCCAATGCCGAGATTGATGTAGTAGTAGAGCCTAGAGCCATAGCGGCTTATCGGGTTTGCAAATCAGTGGACGAAATATTCACCTTCGATTATAGAGACCGCAACAGCCCAGCAGATTGGGCAAACTTGCTCGGCATTATGCGCGATCGCTACACCGATGTAGCCATCTCTGCCGGACAAGGCTGGAGCACTCACTTTTTGCTTTGGCTGACTGGAATTCCTGTTCGCATTGGCTATGCCAGTGGATCGAACTTGTTTCTAACCAATGCTGTTGCTCGTCAGCCCGACCAATATGCGGCCGATATGTACCATGATTTGCTGCAAGGTCTCGGTATTAAAACGCCGACACCTGAACTGAGCATCAGCATTCCCAAAGTGGATTTAGATTGGGCCGAAGCCGAGCAGAAGCGTTTGAATGTTAACAATTATGTATTAATTTGTGGAGGCTCAAACCAAGAGAACGAAGCAAACAGCGGTGATACTTATCCGATTGAATACTGGCACAGAATTGTTCAAGATTTTCAGCAGCGCCAGCCAGATTTACCCTTGGTTGTGGCAGAGACCCCATCCGACAAAGCCTTTGTGTCTGCCTTGACAACAGCTTGCCCGATGCTAAAAGTTACTAGACCCAATGACATTGGCAAGCTAGCGGCTATGATTGCGGGGGCAAATTTGCTGCTTAGTAGCAATCGCGTGGCCATGCAACTGGCAGCAGCCCTGCAAGTGTATACACTGGCTCTACTAGGGGCGATCGATTCCACTCCGTTCCTGCCCCAAAGCGACAAGTTCCAGAGCATCCAATCCACCACTGGTAACTTATCCGATATTGCACCTGAGCAAGTGCTAGCTACCGTTTGGGGAGGGTAA
- a CDS encoding PspA/IM30 family protein codes for MGLFDRVSRVIRANLNNLISQAEDPEKILEQTVLEMQDDLIKLRQAVAQAIATQKRTERQASQAESTADEWYRRAQLALQKGDEALAREALARRQSYLESANALKSQTQQQRGVVTKLKENMLKLESKLAEAKTKKDMYIARARSAKASQQLNEMLNRVGTNRALEAFDRMEEKVMQLEAQAEASAELASGDEVEKQFAALESGNNVDVELAALKAQLTGRSPALPANSKNSSAKASIDEELEQLRSKLEDG; via the coding sequence ATGGGGTTATTTGATCGAGTCAGTCGCGTGATTCGCGCCAATTTGAACAATTTGATCAGCCAAGCTGAAGATCCAGAAAAGATCCTTGAACAAACCGTGCTGGAGATGCAGGATGATTTGATTAAACTTCGGCAAGCGGTGGCCCAGGCAATTGCCACCCAGAAACGTACCGAACGGCAAGCGTCCCAAGCTGAAAGTACTGCTGATGAATGGTATCGTCGAGCGCAGTTGGCCCTACAAAAAGGCGATGAAGCGTTGGCGCGGGAAGCGTTGGCGCGGCGTCAGTCTTATTTGGAATCTGCCAATGCCCTCAAGTCGCAAACACAGCAACAACGCGGTGTTGTGACTAAGTTAAAAGAAAATATGCTAAAGCTGGAGAGTAAACTGGCGGAAGCAAAAACTAAGAAAGACATGTATATTGCCCGCGCTCGATCGGCCAAGGCGTCTCAGCAGTTGAATGAGATGCTGAACCGGGTTGGCACGAATCGCGCTTTGGAAGCGTTCGATCGCATGGAAGAGAAGGTCATGCAGTTAGAGGCGCAGGCAGAAGCCTCAGCAGAATTAGCTAGTGGTGATGAGGTGGAAAAGCAATTTGCAGCCCTAGAAAGCGGCAATAATGTGGATGTCGAGTTGGCCGCGTTAAAGGCTCAATTAACAGGCAGGAGTCCAGCCCTACCCGCTAACTCAAAGAATTCCTCAGCAAAAGCTTCGATCGATGAGGAGCTAGAGCAGCTTCGATCGAAGTTAGAAGATGGTTAA
- a CDS encoding geranylgeranyl reductase family protein, whose amino-acid sequence MYDCIIVGAGPAGGSAAYHLAKRGRSVLVLEKASLPRYKPCGGGVSPQVAQWFDFDFTPAISLKVNALQFTWNMGDTVDAHLETIEPIWMVRRDVFDHFLIQQAQQQGAELKDGLEVTGITFQGDQWRVNTAQGTMSGRYLIAADGAKGPMAKWLGFNNRKRQLAGALEAEAPIENPASTVNFEFGMVKNGYIWNFPKADGYSIGIGTFRGGGGAQDFKAILSHYAQMFDVNLSTCQQHGHPICLWNGQQPLHTQNAILAGEAACVVDPFTAEGIRPSIFSGIKAAEAIDQAVGGNDNALAQYTDVMNREWGEEMVWAQRLAAIFYRIPSVGYKLGVKRPSSPERMAKILCGELRYSDVANRALKRLSAGLIQG is encoded by the coding sequence ATGTATGACTGCATCATTGTCGGGGCTGGCCCGGCCGGTGGTAGCGCCGCCTATCATTTAGCCAAACGTGGCCGATCGGTTTTAGTCCTCGAAAAGGCATCGTTGCCCCGCTACAAACCCTGTGGCGGCGGCGTCTCCCCTCAAGTGGCGCAATGGTTCGACTTTGATTTCACTCCTGCAATTTCCTTAAAGGTGAATGCGCTCCAGTTTACTTGGAATATGGGGGATACGGTTGATGCCCATCTAGAAACGATCGAACCGATTTGGATGGTACGACGCGATGTATTCGATCATTTTTTGATTCAGCAGGCCCAACAGCAGGGTGCTGAACTGAAAGATGGACTAGAAGTCACGGGCATTACCTTCCAGGGCGATCAGTGGCGAGTAAATACGGCACAGGGGACAATGTCTGGGCGCTATCTAATTGCGGCCGATGGAGCCAAGGGGCCGATGGCCAAGTGGCTTGGTTTTAACAACCGCAAACGCCAGTTAGCCGGAGCACTGGAAGCCGAAGCGCCGATCGAAAATCCGGCCAGCACGGTTAACTTTGAATTTGGCATGGTCAAGAATGGCTATATTTGGAACTTCCCCAAAGCCGACGGCTATTCGATTGGCATTGGTACCTTTCGAGGGGGGGGTGGGGCACAAGATTTCAAAGCTATTTTGAGCCACTATGCTCAAATGTTTGATGTGAACCTCAGCACCTGCCAGCAGCATGGTCATCCCATCTGTTTGTGGAACGGGCAACAACCTTTACATACGCAAAATGCCATCTTGGCCGGAGAAGCCGCTTGTGTGGTTGATCCATTCACTGCCGAAGGCATTCGCCCTTCTATTTTTAGTGGCATCAAAGCGGCAGAAGCGATCGATCAAGCCGTTGGCGGCAACGATAATGCCTTGGCTCAGTACACCGACGTGATGAACCGGGAATGGGGCGAAGAAATGGTTTGGGCCCAGCGGCTTGCTGCCATTTTTTACCGCATTCCCAGCGTAGGCTATAAACTTGGCGTCAAGCGGCCCTCATCCCCTGAGCGCATGGCAAAAATTCTCTGTGGCGAATTGCGTTACAGCGATGTTGCTAACCGTGCCCTCAAACGGCTGAGCGCAGGATTGATTCAGGGATGA
- the fni gene encoding type 2 isopentenyl-diphosphate Delta-isomerase — MSNASSHGKLVGQNNLRSQRLVFQSIQRLSIETPVNLHSSCSDPNGLCQPINQAVAPEQALATQNRKADHLRVCLEEDVQSCRSTGLERYRFTHCCLPELDRHDINITTQFLGKTLGAPLLISSMTGGTELARLINYRLAAVAQRYGLAMGVGSQRVAIENPEVVSTFAVRAIAPDILLFANLGAVQLNYRYGVKECLQIVEWLAADALVLHLNPLQECVQTHGDTNFKGLLAKIEQLCQALPVPVIAKEVGNGISARMAQRLIEAGVAAIDVAGAGGTSWAKVESERAHDPLQRRLGQTFANWGISTADCITSIRSIAPTIPLIASGGLRNGLEAAKALALGANLAGLALPFLQAAAESELALEQLVEALIAEISTVLFCTGSATLSDLRQPGVLGVGG; from the coding sequence ATGAGCAACGCCTCATCGCATGGGAAACTAGTAGGGCAAAACAATCTGCGCTCTCAGCGCCTTGTATTTCAATCCATTCAACGGTTGTCCATAGAAACGCCTGTGAATTTACACTCTTCATGTTCTGATCCAAACGGACTCTGCCAACCAATCAATCAGGCAGTTGCGCCAGAACAAGCATTAGCCACACAAAACCGTAAAGCCGATCACCTGCGCGTTTGTTTAGAAGAAGATGTGCAAAGCTGCCGATCGACTGGATTAGAGCGCTATCGGTTTACCCACTGCTGTTTGCCAGAACTCGATCGTCACGACATCAATATCACCACCCAGTTTTTAGGTAAAACCTTGGGTGCTCCCTTATTGATTTCCTCCATGACAGGCGGTACGGAACTGGCACGGTTAATCAACTATCGGCTAGCGGCCGTGGCTCAACGGTATGGTCTGGCGATGGGAGTAGGGTCCCAACGAGTGGCGATCGAAAACCCAGAAGTTGTGTCTACGTTTGCGGTACGAGCGATCGCCCCAGATATTCTTCTGTTTGCCAACCTGGGTGCAGTGCAACTGAACTATCGCTATGGCGTCAAGGAATGTTTACAAATTGTGGAGTGGCTAGCAGCCGATGCCCTGGTGCTGCATTTAAATCCGCTGCAAGAATGTGTACAAACCCACGGCGACACCAACTTTAAAGGCTTGCTTGCTAAGATTGAGCAATTATGCCAAGCGCTACCCGTACCCGTGATTGCCAAAGAAGTCGGCAACGGTATTTCCGCCAGAATGGCTCAGCGATTGATCGAGGCTGGAGTAGCGGCGATCGATGTAGCCGGAGCCGGAGGCACGTCTTGGGCTAAGGTCGAAAGCGAACGCGCCCACGATCCGCTTCAGCGGCGATTGGGACAAACCTTCGCTAATTGGGGAATTTCCACCGCCGACTGCATTACCTCCATTCGATCGATCGCGCCCACGATTCCTTTAATCGCCTCCGGTGGACTACGGAACGGATTGGAGGCAGCCAAAGCCCTTGCGTTGGGGGCAAACCTGGCTGGATTAGCCCTACCATTTCTGCAAGCCGCCGCTGAGTCGGAACTGGCTCTGGAGCAACTGGTGGAAGCCCTGATTGCTGAAATCAGCACAGTTTTATTTTGCACGGGTAGCGCTACCCTGTCTGATTTGCGTCAGCCGGGTGTGTTGGGGGTTGGGGGTTAG
- the sppA gene encoding signal peptide peptidase SppA, protein MRDFLKSIFATIIGLGLFTAVGVGGLLMLLVAIATSTQEMGPRVEKNSILTLDLSQEITDTNPSSDPSGVITAVVSGGSLNRPIALRSVLQSIEQAAEDDRIAGLYVYGNTATSGGSGLATLREVRQALQTFRDRGKPIYAYSDEAWRERDYYLASVADTIFQHPSSVLELNGLNLENIFFAEALQKYGIGVQALRVGKYKSAIEPFTRNDSSPEEREQTQKLLNDLWNEFLITTSKSRDIPTQQLQTIANQQAILLSDQAQSAGLVDEIAYRDEVVTELHKLTGEDETADSFRQINLSEYASAVDREQGSSNNQIAVVYAEGNIVDGSGASRSIGGDSLAETLRDVRQDETVKAVVLRVNSPGGSAIASEQITREVLLTTKEKPVIVSMGNYAASGGYQIATHANRIFASPNTITGSIGVFGLLPNFQDIANRNGITWDNVKTGQFADIETVSRPKTPEELAIVQRVVDQVYDKFLTIVAESRNLPREKVNEIAQGRVWSGAEAQKIGLVDELGGLDDAIQAAATEANLEDDWQLVEYPAGSVFWFEGLFQNYLKPYLASSTTLDPLTLEFQKLQDDLEDLRSMNDPLGVYMRLPFNPRID, encoded by the coding sequence ATGCGTGATTTCCTCAAATCCATCTTCGCTACCATCATCGGATTAGGGTTGTTTACTGCCGTTGGCGTCGGGGGGCTATTGATGTTGCTGGTGGCGATCGCCACCTCCACACAAGAGATGGGCCCACGGGTAGAGAAAAACTCTATCCTCACCCTTGACTTGTCGCAAGAAATCACGGATACGAATCCATCCAGTGATCCCAGTGGTGTGATCACGGCTGTAGTATCGGGTGGCTCATTGAATCGCCCAATTGCACTGCGATCGGTATTGCAGTCGATTGAACAAGCCGCAGAAGACGATCGAATTGCAGGGTTGTATGTGTATGGCAATACGGCAACGTCCGGTGGGTCTGGCTTGGCAACCCTACGGGAAGTGCGACAGGCGCTTCAAACCTTTCGGGATCGCGGTAAACCTATCTATGCTTACAGCGACGAAGCTTGGCGCGAACGAGATTATTATCTTGCCTCGGTGGCAGATACCATCTTTCAGCATCCCAGCAGCGTGTTGGAGCTAAACGGACTGAACTTGGAAAATATCTTCTTTGCTGAGGCCTTGCAAAAATATGGCATCGGCGTGCAAGCGCTGCGGGTGGGTAAATATAAATCTGCGATCGAACCTTTCACTCGCAATGACAGCAGCCCCGAAGAGAGAGAGCAAACACAAAAACTACTCAACGATCTGTGGAACGAGTTTCTAATCACGACTTCCAAGAGTCGAGACATCCCCACTCAACAGCTACAGACGATCGCCAATCAGCAGGCTATTTTATTGTCCGACCAAGCACAATCGGCGGGACTGGTGGATGAGATTGCCTACCGAGATGAAGTGGTGACGGAACTGCACAAACTAACGGGTGAAGACGAAACAGCAGACTCGTTCCGGCAGATTAATTTGTCAGAATACGCGAGTGCCGTCGATCGCGAGCAAGGTTCCTCAAACAACCAAATTGCGGTAGTGTACGCTGAAGGAAATATTGTAGACGGCAGTGGTGCTTCTCGCTCTATCGGTGGCGATTCTCTAGCAGAAACTCTGCGCGATGTGCGGCAAGATGAAACAGTCAAAGCGGTTGTGTTGCGCGTCAACAGTCCGGGGGGCAGTGCCATTGCTTCAGAGCAAATCACTCGTGAAGTGCTGCTAACTACCAAAGAGAAACCCGTAATTGTGTCAATGGGCAACTATGCCGCCTCCGGTGGCTATCAAATTGCAACGCACGCCAACCGAATTTTTGCCTCACCTAACACCATCACAGGGTCGATCGGGGTATTTGGGTTACTGCCCAATTTTCAAGATATTGCCAACCGCAATGGCATTACTTGGGACAACGTCAAAACTGGGCAATTTGCTGACATTGAAACCGTCTCTCGTCCCAAGACTCCTGAAGAACTCGCCATTGTTCAGCGTGTCGTCGATCAGGTATACGATAAATTTCTGACGATCGTGGCAGAATCGCGTAACTTGCCCAGGGAAAAGGTAAACGAAATTGCCCAAGGGCGCGTGTGGTCTGGGGCAGAAGCACAAAAAATTGGACTGGTTGATGAATTAGGCGGATTAGACGATGCCATTCAAGCCGCTGCCACCGAAGCCAATCTGGAAGACGATTGGCAACTCGTTGAATATCCAGCAGGTTCGGTGTTTTGGTTTGAAGGCTTGTTTCAGAATTACCTGAAACCCTACCTTGCCTCTTCAACTACCCTCGATCCACTGACGCTGGAATTTCAGAAACTTCAGGATGATCTTGAAGATTTACGATCGATGAACGATCCCCTTGGCGTATACATGCGGTTGCCCTTTAATCCTCGGATTGATTAG
- the rlmD gene encoding 23S rRNA (uracil(1939)-C(5))-methyltransferase RlmD, giving the protein MKAKSDGNSSPLKSHPKVDGWQQGELLEITIADLNHTGDGVGRWQGQVIFVPNTVPGDRVLVRLVRVKPQYAHGKLHQLLEASPHRIRPHCIVADKCGGCQWQQIDYAYQLAAKQNLVIQDLQRIGGFPNPPVDPVVTPLPHPSSQASPLIPHLHYRNKATYPLVRSIATGQVQAGYYQKGSHELINLNQCPIQDERLNPLLAEVKQDIQGQGWSIYNETQHHGKLRHLGVRIGRRTGEMLLTLVSTQAKLPGIEEQANVWLERYPALVGVCININPDRTNAIFGKETHCITGRSYLYEEFAGLQLRIQPTTFFQVNTEQAETLLHMIAAELQGQGLLQGQELLIDAYCGIGTLTLPLAKQVQHAIGIEVQPESIEQAQQNAALNNITNVDFRVGAVEQVLPTLLPTLLPTQPTLTQPTIVLLDPPRKGCDQAVIDVLLATQPDRIVYVSCNPSTLARDLKSLCSIYKLNRVQPVDFFPQTPHVECVAFLVKP; this is encoded by the coding sequence ATGAAGGCAAAATCTGACGGTAATTCATCACCACTAAAGTCGCACCCTAAAGTTGATGGCTGGCAGCAGGGAGAACTGCTGGAGATCACGATCGCCGATTTGAACCACACAGGCGATGGGGTGGGGCGCTGGCAAGGACAAGTGATTTTTGTGCCGAATACGGTTCCGGGCGATCGGGTGTTGGTGCGGCTGGTGCGAGTCAAGCCTCAATACGCCCATGGCAAACTTCATCAATTGCTAGAAGCCTCACCTCACCGAATTCGTCCCCATTGCATCGTGGCAGACAAATGTGGCGGCTGTCAGTGGCAGCAGATTGACTATGCTTACCAATTGGCAGCAAAACAAAATCTCGTCATTCAAGATCTACAGCGCATTGGTGGCTTTCCCAATCCACCCGTCGATCCTGTTGTTACCCCACTCCCTCATCCCTCATCCCAAGCCTCGCCCCTCATTCCCCACCTCCACTACCGCAACAAAGCCACCTATCCCCTTGTTCGATCGATCGCCACAGGTCAGGTACAAGCAGGATATTACCAAAAGGGAAGTCATGAGCTAATCAACTTGAATCAGTGTCCCATTCAAGATGAACGTCTGAATCCGTTGTTGGCGGAGGTAAAGCAAGACATCCAAGGACAGGGCTGGTCGATTTACAACGAAACGCAGCATCACGGTAAGCTGCGCCACCTAGGAGTACGAATTGGTCGTCGCACTGGCGAGATGCTGCTAACGTTGGTGAGCACCCAGGCAAAATTACCGGGGATAGAGGAACAAGCGAACGTCTGGCTGGAACGCTATCCCGCCTTAGTTGGGGTGTGTATCAACATCAACCCCGATCGCACCAATGCAATTTTTGGCAAGGAAACCCACTGTATTACCGGACGATCGTATTTGTATGAAGAATTCGCCGGGCTGCAATTGCGAATTCAACCCACAACCTTCTTTCAGGTAAATACTGAGCAGGCAGAGACACTACTGCACATGATCGCCGCCGAGTTGCAAGGGCAAGGACTACTGCAAGGGCAGGAACTCCTAATCGATGCATATTGTGGCATTGGCACCCTGACTCTACCGCTGGCTAAGCAAGTGCAACACGCGATCGGTATTGAAGTGCAACCCGAATCGATTGAGCAAGCACAACAGAACGCCGCCCTCAACAATATTACCAACGTAGATTTTCGGGTTGGAGCCGTCGAGCAGGTGCTACCCACCTTGTTACCCACCTTATTACCCACTCAACCGACTCTAACTCAACCAACAATTGTTCTACTTGATCCACCTCGTAAAGGCTGTGATCAAGCGGTGATTGACGTCCTGCTGGCAACACAACCCGATCGCATTGTGTATGTCAGTTGTAATCCCTCTACCCTAGCTCGCGATCTCAAATCCCTCTGCTCAATCTATAAACTCAACCGAGTACAGCCAGTCGATTTCTTTCCTCAAACTCCCCACGTGGAGTGTGTCGCGTTTTTAGTTAAACCCTGA